The nucleotide sequence GGCGCCGCGCACATCAAGAGCACGTTCAACAACACGATCGTGACGATCACCGACCCGCAGGGCAACGTCATCGCCTGGGCGTCCTCGGGCCACGTCGGCTTCAAGGGGTCGCGCAAGTCGACGCCGTTTGCCGCGCAGCTGGCCGCCGAGAACGCGGCCCGCAAGGCCCAGGAGCACGGCGTGCGCAAGGTCGACGTGTTCGTCAAGGGCCCGGGCTCGGGCCGGGAGACCGCGATCCGGTCGCTTCAGGCTGCGGGCCTGGAGGTCGGTGCGATCTCCGATGTCACTCCCCAGCCGCACAACGGCTGCCGGCCGCCCAAGCGACGCAGGGTCTAGGAGGAGATAAGTCATGGCTCGCTACACCGGACCCGTAACCCGCAAATCGCGCCGGCTGGGCACCGACCTCGTCGGCGGTTCGCAGTCCTTCGAAAAGCGTCCCTACCCGCCCGGCCAGCACGGCCGCGCGCGGATCAAGGACAGCGAATATCGACAGCAGCTGCAGGAGAAGCAGAAGGCCCGCTTCACCTACGGTGTGATGGAAAAGCAGTTCCGTCGCTACTACGAAGAGGCCTCGCGCCAGTCCGGTAAGACCGGTGAGGAACTGC is from Mycobacterium conspicuum and encodes:
- the rpsK gene encoding 30S ribosomal protein S11, whose amino-acid sequence is MPPAKKAAAAPKKGQKTRRREKKNIPHGAAHIKSTFNNTIVTITDPQGNVIAWASSGHVGFKGSRKSTPFAAQLAAENAARKAQEHGVRKVDVFVKGPGSGRETAIRSLQAAGLEVGAISDVTPQPHNGCRPPKRRRV